A section of the Oryzias melastigma strain HK-1 linkage group LG14, ASM292280v2, whole genome shotgun sequence genome encodes:
- the si:ch211-274p24.4 gene encoding coiled-coil domain-containing protein 92, whose translation MTYVSERTPLQCHARPRWCGGSVMDAERLEQQVASVERGIVFLKREHLVMLSGLQREITHLKRRCHELSCELDSRFPNRHTAEEEAELAARCEAAERLLERQQHMMVSTRGELRAGRARASALGRSLREEERRFLEELKQRSHKITLLNRELQRQNVTTMSLCHQLQNAQLKLFQQRQGAGSSTGTEEEAKEEEEEEEDDEGQEEWLLSPPAPASPSQARAKHQRPVSVREERVRACVPQERVTSPQRPHSMPDPALFLVPLRYRLLRLRRSSRPNDGDGGEDEWEDLEDSRVHRRVDMGAAEGETAL comes from the exons ATGACATACGTTTCGGAGAGGACACCGCTTCAGTGTCACGCAAGGCCACG GTGGTGCGGAGGTTCAGTGATGGACGCCGAGAGGTTGGAGCAGCAGGTGGCCAGTGTGGAGCGGGGCATCGTCTTCCTGAAGCGCGAGCACCTGGTGATGCTGAGCGGTCTGCAGCGGGAGATCACGCACCTGAAGAGGCGCTGCCACG agctgagcTGCGAGCTGGACTCCAGGTTTCCCAACAGACACACAGCAG AGGAGGAAGCGGAGCTGGCGGCGCGCTGTGAGGCAGCAGAGCGCCTGCTGGAGCGACAGCAGCACATGATGGTCTCCACGCGCGGCGAGCTGCGAGCCGGCCGGGCTCGAGCGTCGGCGCTCGGCCGGAGCCTCAGGGAGGAGGAGCGGCGTTTCCTAGAGGAGCTGAAGCAGCGGAGTCACAAGATCACGCTCCTGAACCGAGAGCTGCAGCGGCAGAACGTCACCACCATGTCCCTCTGCCACCAGCTCCAAAACGCACAGCTAAAACTCTTCCAGCAGCGGCAGGGCGCAGGATCCTCTACCGGGACGGAGGAGGAGGcaaaagaggaggaagaagaagaggaggacgaTGAAGGTCAGGAGGAGTGGCTCTTGTCCCCACCTGCACCTGCATCTCCCAGTCAAGCAAGAGCAAAACACCAGAGGCCTGTGAGCGTGAGGGAGGAGAGAGTCAGAGCCTGCGTCCCGCAGGAGAGGGTGACGTCACCACAGCGGCCTCACTCCATGCCTGACCCCGCCCTCTTTTTGGTTCCGCTTCGATACCGTCTTCTTCGCCTGAGGCGGTCCAGCAGACCCAACGATGGAGACGGCGGTGAGGATGAGTGGGAGGACTTGGAGGACAGCAGGGTGCACAGGAGGGTGGACATGGGAGCAGCAGAGGGAGAAACCGCTCTGTGA
- the pafah1b1b gene encoding lissencephaly-1 homolog B, which translates to MVLSQRQRDELNRAIADYLRSNGYEEAYSTFKKEAELDMNEDVDKKYAGLLEKKWTSVIRLQKKVMELESKLNEAKEEMTHGGPVGQKRDPKEWIPRPPERYAMSGHRAPVTRVIFHPVFSVMVTASEDATIKVWDYEAGDFERTLKGHTDSVQDVSFDQTGKLLASCSADMSIKLWDFQGFECIRTMHGHDHNVSSVAIMPNGDHIVSASRDKTIKMWEVATGYCVKTFTGHREWVRMVRPNQDGSLIASCSNDQTVRVWVVASKECKAELREHEHVVECIAWAPDSAHPTILEATGSESKKSGKPGPFLLSGSRDKTIKMWDVSIGICLMTLVGHDNWVRGVLFHPGGRFIVSCADDKTIRIWDFKNKRCMKTLSAHEHFVTSLDFHKSAPYVVTGSVDQTVKVWECR; encoded by the exons ATGGTGCTGTCCCAGAGACAAAGAGATGAACT CAATCGAGCTATAGCTGATTATCTTCGTTCCAATGGATATGAGGAAGCGTATTCTACCTTCAAGAAAGAAGCAGAATTAGACATG aaTGAAGATGTAGATAAGAAGTATGCAGGactcttggaaaaaaaatggaccTCGGTTATCAGATTACAAAAGAAG GTGATGGAGTTGGAGTCGAAGCTAAATGAGGCAAAGGAAGAGATGACACACGGCGGTCCAGTGGGTCAAAAGAGAGACCCTAAGGAGTGGATTCCACGTCCGCCGGAGAGATACGCCATGAGCGGGCACCGTGCTCCTGTCACGCGTGTCATATTCCACCCGGTGTTTTCTGTTATGGTCACAGCCTCCGAGGATGCCACTATTAAG GTTTGGGACTACGAGGCAGGAGACTTTGAGCGAACCCTCAAAGGCCACACAGACTCTGTGCAGGATGTCTCCTTCGATCAGACGGGAAAGCTGCTGGCTTCATGTTCAGCTGATATGAGCATCAAACTCTGGGACTTTCAAGGGTTCGAGTGTATCAGAACAATGCATG GCCACGATCACAATGTGTCGTCTGTAGCCATTATGCCAAATGGGGATCACATAGTGTCTGCCTCCAGAGACAAAACTATTAAGATGTGGGAAGTAGCTACCGG CTACTGTGTGAAGACTTTCACGGGCCACAGGGAGTGGGTGAGAATGGTCCGTCCCAATCAGGACGGCTCCCTGATTGCCAGCTGCTCCAACGACCAGACAGTGCGCGTCTGGGTCGTCGCCTCGAAAGAGTGCAAAGCCGAGTTACGGGAGCACGAGCATGTGGTAGAATGTATCGCCTGGGCCCCTGACAGCGCTCACCCCACCATCCTGGAAGCCACAGGCTCAGAG aGCAAGAAGAGTGGGAAACCTGGTCCATTCCTTCTCTCTGGCTCCAGAGATAAAACAATTAAGATGTGGGATGTGAGCATCGGGATCTGCCTTATGACTTTG GTGGGACATGACAACTGGGTGCGCGGGGTGCTGTTTCACCCTGGAGGACGATTCATAGTGAGCTGTGCCGATGACAAAACCATTAGGATCTGGGACTTCAAGAACAAACGCTGCATGAAGACCTTGAGTGCTCATGAACACTTTGTTACCTCTTTGG ATTTCCACAAGTCTGCCCCCTACGTGGTCACAGGCAGCGTCGACCAGACAGTCAAAGTCTGGGAGTGCCGCTGA
- the LOC112142931 gene encoding clustered mitochondria protein homolog: MGNFLQCCQTLSNYCKWQNASAQRGGEQSNLLSSDGSESETPSDSHTLEDDPLTASTGITNPALEPDHFLFPDIILSSNPGGEVTLVEPMVCLLVSEEEDGLRLMEHEKGDGERGQRFSEVETLIGMGVQTETKTQAEDQTQTEMLKSDEGEERERNKEKNEETKPSEIKTEQKLEENINFPVRWEDSRLQMSDLNTSGSLNHQSADPSTSGQAQDSLLWSKFTNVQQSFLEEDDEEGSGMKQGPLLFLDKLFPAAAHGKVAESYSDDPLDPCHEENRNNSVLRDIHDLQDPEFTCRIQAPGAETFDLQVSAQMLVSELQQALMDHEVTCHRTCFSLQLEGATLDSGVELRSIQGVQDGALIKVVEDSYSIREARLHLRHVSDLLRSLGPADSFNGVNGSSLSYLSCYTRRGQEREKLTKKQAFEREPDCSPPDYILPGCKEPPVTPLQPVRDDWKPLQCLRVLSLSGWNPPPGNRRMHGDLMYINVLTLEDKELNITSSTRGFYCNQSTAFIFNPKPSIPKILCHSLVELLNQLSPAFKKNFSALQKKRAQQHLYERVAAPFQLFTWIAPHGDHTLECVRAEESPSSHMGQDELTAGQSRDWNEELQGCRELRRGSLQERLHRERSIFKIISDFVAAATQGAIAVIDGNVMPLNPREPPHLQMFVWNNLFFSQGFDLSDHYKPLGGDTAAHAAAVCDLRGVQAYTSVDTEGLHNLGTAVVDYRGVRVVAQTIIPGILEKNHEQIVYGSNDNGKTVFTHPRFLELLSETSKPLRIQHHQVLDHNNRPAELCSGITTIGLFGNDRRPYVLDLLRTFPPDLNFQFSEGEVTGEELPDVCKSFGYPCRHRHRLASLRPELIDAFVQHRYELFVKIVSEELEKQEKATERSAGDAEQQRRAAVQKACTAVGSVSDSCFDVRFNPNVCSPGVTFPSECVEELHSQRQLLWSAAAFLLSEQIPAALRDCLDHTANPMDGASLTAVLHQRGVNVRYLGSVLMKLDMMEEKVRLRHVQRISISEVIVRSAKHIFRTYLQDVKPADFSVAVSHFLNCLLTSSCSSLSDGSSNELPSHRRSRRRRGHSSRVSLTADSVWARLTSSRLWGRIRAEAEDYYKYAVESESLEEVIEKHNLQRISLLREFAIKTGIQVQLREYAFESRQKAAFVEDDVINMFPVVKRLRPTSSDATQLLRRARLAAQEGHLRYSHDLITQALTLFSRTCGVLHEDVCTCLRLLGRLSYVFQDVEDAVRLQEKAVMISERIQGIDHPQTIEDYTYLALYCFAGGQHSTSLQLLYRARYLTLLVSGENHPHVALLDNMLGLVLYGLMKYELSLKFLQNALNLTSKFHGLSSLKHAHCHRLLTAVYESKGDLLSALQHEKEAYSIYRSQVGMNHTNTKECSEHLKSLNQQVALCQKVDCSEAPSACNPPPELHTLSAVLQQLNVLCGFDFPPLSKSKDKKEENKSS; this comes from the exons ATGGGAAACTTTCTGCAGTGCTGTCAAACTCTGTCAAACTACTGTAAGTGGCAGAACGCGTCTGCTCAGCGTGGAGGAGAGCAGTCCAATCTATTATCCAGTGATGGGAGTGAAAGTGAGACACCGAGCGACTCGCACACTTTGGAGGACGACCCGTTAACCGCATCTACCGGCATAACAAACCCCGCCCTCGAACCGGACCACTTCCTGTTCCCTGACATCATTCTCAGCAGCAATCCTGGCGGGGAAGTCACTTTGGTAGAACCGATGGTTTGTTTGTTGGTATCCGAGGAAGAGGACGGGCTGAGGTTGATGGAACATGAGAAGGGCGACGGGGAGAGGGGTCAGAGGTTCTCTGAGGTTGAGACTCTTATTGGCATGGGAGTCCAGACGGAAACGAAAACTCAGGCGGAGGACCAGACCCAGACAGAGATGCTCAAGTCGGATGAGGGCGAGGAAAGAGAGCGaaacaaggagaaaaatgaggaaacaaaaccatctgaaataaaaactgaacagaagctggaagaaaacataaatttcCCCGTCAGATGGGAAGATTCCAGACTCCAGATGAGTGATTTGAACACATCTGGGAGCTTAAATCATCAGTCAGCTGATCCCTCCACTTCAGGTCAAGCTCAGGACAGCCTTCTGTGGTCAAAGTTCACAAACGTTCAGCAAAGTTTTCTggaggaagatgatgaggaGGGATCAGGGATGAAGCAGGGGCCCCTGCTTTTTCTTGACAAACTGTTTCCGGCAGCAGCACATGGAAAAG TTGCAGAAAGCTATAGCGATGACCCACTGGACCCGTGTCATGAAGAGAACAGGAACAATTCAGTCCTCAGAGACATCCATGATCTTCAAGATCCTGAATTTACCTGTAGAATTCAGGCACCTGGAGCAGAAACATTTGACCTCCAG GTGTCAGCCCAGATGTTGGTGTCTGAGCTGCAACAAGCACTCATGGATCATGAGGTCACCTGCCATCGCACGTGCTTCTCCCTTCAGCTGGAGGGCGCCACCCTCGACAGCGGGGTGGAGCTGCGCTCCATCCAGGGAGTTCAGGATGGAGCGCTGATCAAGGTGGTGGAGG ATTCATACTCCATCCGTGAAGCTCGTCTTCATCTCCGACACGTCAGCGACCTCCTGAGGAGCCTCGGTCCTGCAGACTCCTTCAACGGTGTGAACGGCAGCTCGCTGTCTTACCTTTCCTGCTATACCAGACGTGGTCAAG aaagagaaaaactgaCCAAGAAGCAAGCCTTCGAAAGAGAGCCAGACTGCAGTCCTCCAGACTACATCCTCCCAGGATGTAAGGAGCCTCCTGTTACTCCACTGCAGCCAGTCAGAGATGACTGGAAG CCTTTACAGTGCCTGCGGGTCTTGAGCCTGAGCGGCTGGAACCCTCCTCCAGGAAACAGGAGGATGCACGGAGACTTAATGTATATCAACGTCCTGACGCTGGAAGACAAGGAGCTCAACATCACATCGTCAACACGAGGTTTCTACTGCAACCA GTCGACTGCGTTCATCTTCAACCCTAAGCCCTCGATTCCCAAAATCCTTTGTCACTCTCTAGTTGAACTGTTGAATCAACTCAGCCCGGCATTCAAGAAAAACTTCagtgctctgcagaaaaagag AGCTCAGCAGCATCTTTATGAGCGCGTGGCGGCGCCTTTCCAGCTCTTCACCTGGATCGCTCCTCATGGGGACCACACGCTGGAGTGCGTCCGAGCCGAGGAGTCTCCCAGCAGTCACATGGGGCAGGACGAGCTCACGGCCGGGCAG AGCCGGGACTGGAACGAGGAGCTGCAGGGATGCAGAGAACTCCGCAGAGGTTCTCTACAGGAACGCCTGCACCGGGAGAGGAGCATCTTTAAG ATAATCAGTGACTTTGTCGCTGCTGCAACACAGGGCGCTATAGCCGTGATTGATGGCAACGTCATGCCGCTAAACCCGAGGGAGCCGCCTCACCTGCAGATGTTCGTGTGGAACAACCTCTTCTTCAGTCAGGGCTTTGACCTGTCCGATCACTACAAACCACTAGGAGGCGACACGGCTGCTCACGCCGCTGCCGTGTGTGACCTGAGGGGAGTGCAG GCGTACACATCTGTAGACACGGAGGGGCTCCACAATCTCGGGACGGCGGTGGTGGATTACCGCGGCGTCCGTGTTGTTGCGCAGACGATCATTCCTGGGATTCTGGAGAAAAACCATGAACAGATAGTCTATGGCTCCAACGATAATGGGAAAACTGTCTTCACACACCCCAG GTTTCTGGAGCTTCTCAGTGAAACCAGTAAACCGCTGAGAATCCAGCATCACCAGGTGCTGGATCACAACAACAGACCGGCGGAGCTGTGCTCAGGCATCACCACGATCGGCCTCTTCGGTAACGACAGGCGTCCTTACGTGTTAGACCTTTTGAGGACGTTCCCGCCAGATCTGAACTTCCAGTTTTCTGAGGGCGAGGTGACAGGAGAGGAGCTGCCGGATGTGTGTAAAAGCTTTGGTTATCCGTGCCGTCATCGTCATCGACTGGCCAGCCTGAGGCCAGAACTGATAGACGCTTTTGTCCAGCATAG gTATGAACTATTTGTGAAGATAGTGTCTGAGGAGCTGGAGAAACAGGAGAAAGCCACGGAGAGAAGTGCAGGAGatgctg aacagcagagaAGAGCGGCTGTCCAGAAAGCTTGTACAGCAGTCGGGTCAGTGAGCGACTCCTGCTTCGACGTGCGTTTTAATCCCAACGTTTGCTCTCCAG GTGTGACTTTCCCCTCCGAGTGCGTTGAAGAGCTTCACAGTCAGCGGCAGCTGTTGTGGAGCGCTGCAGCTTTCCTTCTCTCTGAGCAGATTCCGGCTGCA CTGAGGGATTGTCTCGACCACACAGCAAATCCGATGGATGGAGCGAGCCTGACTGCAGTTCTGCATCAGCGAGGAGTAAACGTCCGATATTTAGGCTCAGTTTTAATGAAACTGGACATGATGGAGGAGAAAGTGAGACTCAGACATGTACAG AGAATTTCCATCAGTGAAGTGATTGTCAGAAGTGCAAAACACATCTTTAGGACATATCTACAG GACGTGAAACCTGCTGATTTCTCGGTGGCCGTCAGCCACTTCCTCAACTGCTTGCtgacctcctcctgctccagTTTGTCCGACGGCAGCTCCAATGAGCTGCCCTCTCATCGCAggagccgccgccgccgcggTCACAGCAGCCGAGTGAGCTTGACCGCGGACAGCGTGTGGGCCAGACTGACCTCCAGCAGGCTGTGGGGCCGGATCAGGGCCGAGGCGGAAGACTATTACAAATACGCAGTTGAGAG TGAGAGCTTGGAGGAAGTCATAGAGAAGCACAACCTCCAGAGAATCTCCCTACTGAGAGAGTTTGCTATTAAAACAGGCATCCAG GTGCAGTTAAGAGAGTACGCGTTCGAGTCCCGGCAGAAGGCGGCGTTCGTAGAGGACGATGTGATCAACATGTTTCCCGTGGTCAAACGCCTCAGACCTACGTCAAGCGATGCCACTCAGCTCCTGCGGCGAGCTCGACTGGCTGCACAGGAGG GTCATCTCAGGTACAGCCATGACCTGATCACCCAGGCTCTGACTCTTTTCAGCCGCACATGTGGAGTCCTGCATGAGGATGTGTGCACGTGCCTGCGGCTTCTGGGTCGGCTCAGCTACGTCTTCCAAGATGTCGAGGAT gctgtgaggctgcaggaaAAAGCTGTAATGATTTCTGAGAGAATACAAGGAATAGATCATCCCCAGACCATAGAAGACTAC ACGTACCTGGCTCTATATTGCTTTGCTGGAGGCCAACATTCAACATCTTTACAGCTGTTGTATCGAGCTCGGTACCTCACGCTGCTTGTTAGTGGAGAGAATCATCCACATGTAGCACTGCTGGAT AATATGCTGGGGCTTGTACTTTATGGACTAATGAAGTATGAGCTTTCCCTCAAGTTCCTCCAGAATGccttaaatttaacttcaaaGTTCCACGGACTTTCATCCTTAAAACATGCACACTG TCATCGTCTTCTCACTGCTGTCTACGAGAGTAAAGGAGACCTTCTGTCAGCGCTGCAACATGAGAAAGAAGCTTATTCCATTTATCGGAGTCAG GTTGGTATGAATCACACCAATACAAAGGAATGTTCAGAAcacctcaagagcctcaaccagCAGGTGGCGCTTTGTCAAAAAGTGGACTGCAGTGAAGCACCAAGTGCCTGTAACCCACCTCCAGAG cttcacacTCTGTCTGCTGTCCTTCAGCAGCTCAATGTGTTGTGTGGATTTGATTTCCCCCCACTCAG caAATCCaaggacaaaaaagaagaaaataaaagttcttaa